In Streptomyces sp. NBC_01551, one DNA window encodes the following:
- a CDS encoding (2Fe-2S)-binding protein, whose amino-acid sequence MRVNFTVNGRQQEADDVWEGESLLYVLRERLGLPGSKNACEQGECGSCTVRLDGVPVCSCLVAAGQVEGRDVVTVEGLADFAKQREEHGHGGACGTGGGCGSKGVSLDAAKQWQAKPGDSQTGEGAPLSNVQQAFIDAGAVQCGFCTPGLLVQADALLEENSSPSDQDIREALSGNLCRCTGYEKILDAVRLAAARQSEAV is encoded by the coding sequence ATGCGCGTCAATTTCACTGTCAACGGCCGTCAGCAGGAAGCCGACGACGTGTGGGAGGGCGAGTCCCTCCTCTACGTCCTGCGCGAGCGCCTGGGCCTGCCGGGTTCGAAGAACGCCTGTGAGCAGGGCGAGTGCGGTTCCTGCACCGTCCGCCTCGACGGCGTGCCCGTCTGTTCCTGTCTGGTGGCCGCCGGCCAGGTCGAGGGTCGCGACGTCGTGACCGTCGAGGGCCTGGCCGATTTCGCCAAGCAGCGCGAGGAGCACGGCCACGGCGGTGCCTGCGGCACCGGCGGCGGCTGCGGCAGCAAGGGCGTGTCCCTGGACGCGGCCAAGCAGTGGCAGGCCAAGCCCGGTGACTCGCAGACCGGCGAGGGAGCCCCGCTCTCCAACGTCCAGCAGGCGTTCATCGACGCCGGCGCCGTGCAGTGCGGTTTCTGCACCCCGGGTCTGCTGGTCCAGGCCGACGCGCTGCTGGAGGAGAACTCCTCCCCGTCCGACCAGGACATCCGTGAGGCCCTGTCCGGCAACCTCTGCCGCTGCACGGGCTACGAGAAGATCCTCGACGCGGTCCGCCTCGCGGCCGCCCGTCAGTCTGAGGCGGTCTGA
- a CDS encoding YncE family protein has product MSRTTRTARPVRTPLRALLAGCVLAAAALAAGPASAAAPDAADLREVLFVGNNWEGTADVLASTGDLARVGRINVVPDKEERLREIYLNPVKLGFFLGIRATAGEGHDQFVDDMYTTPDGSAVVVSRPSFADVVSLDVRSGRINWRFPVAGYRADHMAVSPDGTRVAVSASTANTVHVLDIATGRQLGSFATGDKPHENTFTRDGRFLWNSSIGDVTSALDAPWLDWTKGDRKITLVDARTFRTVRVIDMRERLDAFGRADLSDAVRPVAFSPDESKLYFQVSFFNGFLEYDVSADRITRLKTLPENPATSRDRTTWVNDSRHHGMSMSPDGAKLCIAGTMDDYATVVDRATLTEGPLVPAAKPYWATVDGDGTGCVISESGADRVTAIDFATGAKRVSVPVGDHPQRVRLGHVPTGWTGPAAR; this is encoded by the coding sequence ATGTCCCGGACCACACGCACGGCACGCCCCGTCCGTACCCCCTTGCGCGCGCTCCTCGCCGGTTGCGTGCTGGCCGCGGCCGCGCTCGCCGCGGGCCCCGCGTCGGCCGCCGCCCCGGACGCGGCGGACCTCCGCGAGGTCCTCTTCGTCGGCAACAACTGGGAGGGCACCGCCGATGTGCTCGCCTCGACCGGAGACCTCGCGCGCGTGGGGCGGATCAACGTGGTCCCCGACAAGGAGGAGCGGCTCCGGGAGATCTACCTCAACCCGGTCAAGCTCGGCTTCTTCCTCGGGATCCGCGCCACCGCGGGCGAGGGCCACGACCAGTTCGTGGACGACATGTACACCACCCCCGACGGCTCGGCGGTGGTCGTCTCCCGCCCCAGCTTCGCCGACGTCGTCTCCCTCGACGTCCGCTCCGGGCGGATCAACTGGCGCTTCCCGGTGGCCGGCTACCGCGCCGACCACATGGCTGTCTCACCCGACGGGACCCGCGTCGCCGTCTCCGCCTCCACCGCCAACACCGTGCACGTGCTGGACATCGCCACCGGCCGGCAGCTCGGCTCCTTCGCCACCGGGGACAAGCCGCACGAGAACACCTTCACCCGCGACGGCCGCTTCCTGTGGAACAGTTCCATCGGCGACGTGACCTCCGCCCTCGACGCGCCGTGGCTGGACTGGACGAAGGGCGACCGCAAGATCACCCTCGTCGACGCGCGGACCTTCCGCACGGTCCGGGTGATCGACATGCGCGAGCGCCTCGACGCCTTCGGCCGTGCGGACCTCTCCGACGCCGTGCGGCCGGTGGCCTTCAGCCCCGACGAGTCCAAGCTGTACTTCCAGGTCTCGTTCTTCAACGGCTTCCTGGAATACGACGTGTCCGCCGACCGGATCACCCGCCTCAAGACGCTCCCGGAGAACCCGGCGACCAGCCGCGACCGCACCACCTGGGTCAACGACTCGCGCCACCACGGCATGTCCATGAGCCCCGACGGCGCCAAGCTCTGCATCGCGGGAACCATGGACGACTACGCGACGGTCGTCGACCGGGCCACCCTCACCGAAGGGCCGCTGGTGCCCGCCGCCAAGCCGTACTGGGCCACGGTCGACGGGGACGGCACCGGCTGCGTGATCTCCGAGAGCGGCGCCGACCGGGTCACGGCCATCGATTTCGCGACGGGCGCCAAGCGGGTCTCCGTCCCCGTCGGCGACCACCCCCAGCGCGTCCGCCTCGGCCACGTCCCCACCGGCTGGACCGGCCCCGCCGCCCGGTAG
- a CDS encoding xanthine dehydrogenase family protein molybdopterin-binding subunit: MAQNTRTVPAGTPTNVTQKHNKGGIGESTLRPDGTLKVTGEFAYSSDMWHEDMLWGQTLRSTVAHAEIASIDISEALAMPGVYSVLTYDDLPAEMKNYGLEIQDTPVLANGRVRHHGEPVALVAADHPETARRAAAKIKIDYRELPLVTDEASALAEGAPLIHEGRDDHHSGHVPHPNIVHRQPIVRGNADEAAKRADVIVKGEYTFGMQDQAFLGPESGLAVPTEDGGVDLYVATQWLHSDLKQIAPVLGLPEEKVRMTLSGVGGAFGGREDISMQIHACLLALATNKPVKIVYNRFESFFGHVHRHPAKLYYEHGATKDGKLTHMKCKIVLDGGAYASASPAVVGNASSLSVGPYVVEDVDIEAIALYTNNPPCGAMRGFGAVQACFAYEAQMDKLAAKLGMDPVEFRQLNAMEMGTIMPTGQVVDSPAPVAELLRRVKARPLPPERQWETAGEGADVRALPGGLSNTTHGEGVVRGVGYAVGIKNVGFSEGFDDYSTARVRLEVINGEPVAMVHTAMAEVGQGGVTVHAQIARTELGVTQVTIHPADTQVGSAGSTSASRQTYMTGGAVKNTCEAVREKVLEIGRRKNGSYHPAWATAELLLESGKVVTDGGEVLADIADILEGEDAIDLELEFRHRPTVPFDLKTGQGDGHVQYTFAAHRAVVEVDTELGLVKVVELATAQDVGKALNMLSVVGQIQGGTTQGLGVAIMEEIIVDPKTAKVRNPSFTDYLIPTILDTPTIPVDVLELADPNAPYGLRGMGEAPTLSSTPAVLAAIRQATGLELNKTPIRPEALTGTL; the protein is encoded by the coding sequence ATGGCTCAGAACACCCGAACCGTTCCCGCCGGTACGCCGACCAACGTCACCCAGAAGCACAACAAGGGCGGCATCGGCGAGTCCACGCTCCGCCCGGACGGCACCCTCAAGGTCACCGGTGAGTTCGCGTACTCCTCGGACATGTGGCACGAGGACATGCTCTGGGGCCAGACCCTGCGCAGCACCGTCGCCCACGCCGAGATCGCCTCGATCGACATCTCCGAGGCCCTCGCGATGCCCGGCGTCTACTCGGTGCTGACCTACGACGACCTGCCGGCCGAGATGAAGAACTACGGCCTGGAGATCCAGGACACCCCGGTCCTCGCCAACGGCCGGGTACGTCACCACGGTGAGCCGGTCGCCCTCGTGGCCGCCGACCACCCGGAGACCGCCCGCCGTGCGGCCGCCAAGATCAAGATCGACTACCGCGAGCTGCCGCTCGTCACCGACGAGGCCTCCGCCCTCGCCGAGGGCGCGCCGCTGATCCACGAGGGCCGCGACGACCACCACTCCGGTCACGTCCCGCACCCGAACATCGTGCACCGCCAGCCGATCGTCCGCGGCAACGCGGACGAGGCCGCCAAGCGCGCTGACGTCATCGTCAAGGGCGAGTACACCTTCGGCATGCAGGACCAGGCCTTCCTCGGCCCGGAGTCCGGCCTCGCCGTGCCCACCGAGGACGGCGGCGTCGACCTCTACGTCGCCACCCAGTGGCTGCACTCGGACCTCAAGCAGATCGCCCCGGTCCTCGGTCTCCCCGAGGAGAAGGTCCGCATGACGCTCTCGGGCGTCGGCGGTGCCTTCGGCGGCCGCGAGGACATCTCGATGCAGATCCACGCCTGCCTCCTGGCCCTCGCCACGAACAAGCCGGTCAAGATCGTCTACAACCGGTTCGAGTCCTTCTTCGGGCACGTGCACCGCCACCCGGCGAAGCTCTACTACGAGCACGGCGCCACCAAGGACGGCAAGCTCACCCACATGAAGTGCAAGATCGTCCTGGACGGCGGCGCGTACGCGTCCGCTTCCCCGGCGGTCGTGGGCAACGCCTCCTCGCTGTCGGTCGGCCCGTACGTGGTCGAGGACGTCGACATCGAGGCGATCGCGCTCTACACGAACAACCCGCCCTGCGGTGCGATGCGCGGCTTCGGCGCCGTCCAGGCCTGCTTCGCCTACGAGGCCCAGATGGACAAGCTCGCGGCGAAGCTGGGCATGGACCCGGTCGAGTTCCGCCAGCTGAACGCCATGGAGATGGGCACGATCATGCCCACCGGCCAGGTCGTGGACTCCCCGGCGCCCGTCGCCGAGCTGCTGCGCCGGGTCAAGGCGCGCCCGCTGCCGCCGGAGCGCCAGTGGGAGACCGCCGGCGAGGGCGCGGACGTCCGCGCGCTGCCGGGCGGCCTGTCCAACACCACCCACGGCGAGGGCGTCGTCCGCGGCGTCGGCTACGCGGTCGGCATCAAGAACGTCGGCTTCTCCGAGGGCTTCGACGACTACTCCACCGCCCGTGTCCGCCTGGAGGTCATCAACGGCGAGCCCGTCGCGATGGTCCACACGGCGATGGCGGAGGTCGGCCAGGGCGGTGTCACCGTCCACGCCCAGATCGCCCGTACGGAGCTGGGCGTCACGCAGGTGACCATCCACCCGGCCGACACGCAGGTCGGCTCCGCCGGTTCCACGTCCGCCTCCCGGCAGACGTACATGACCGGTGGCGCCGTGAAGAACACCTGCGAGGCCGTGCGCGAGAAGGTCCTGGAGATCGGCCGCCGCAAGAACGGCTCCTACCACCCGGCGTGGGCGACCGCCGAGCTGCTCCTGGAGAGCGGCAAGGTCGTCACCGACGGCGGCGAGGTCCTCGCGGACATCGCCGACATCCTGGAGGGCGAGGACGCGATCGACCTGGAGCTGGAGTTCCGGCACCGGCCGACCGTCCCCTTCGACCTCAAGACCGGCCAGGGTGACGGACACGTCCAGTACACGTTCGCCGCGCACCGCGCGGTGGTCGAGGTGGACACCGAGCTCGGCCTCGTCAAGGTCGTCGAGCTGGCGACCGCGCAGGACGTCGGCAAGGCCCTGAACATGCTCTCCGTGGTCGGCCAGATCCAGGGTGGTACCACCCAGGGCCTGGGCGTCGCGATCATGGAAGAGATCATCGTGGACCCGAAGACCGCGAAGGTGCGCAACCCCTCCTTCACGGACTACCTGATCCCGACCATCCTCGACACCCCGACCATCCCGGTCGACGTCCTGGAGCTCGCCGACCCGAACGCGCCGTACGGCCTTCGCGGTATGGGCGAGGCCCCCACCCTGTCGTCCACCCCGGCCGTCCTCGCGGCGATCCGGCAGGCGACCGGTCTGGAGCTCAACAAGACGCCGATCCGTCCGGAAGCCCTCACCGGCACCCTCTAG
- a CDS encoding germacradienol/geosmin synthase gives MTQPFQLPDFYVPYPARLNPHLEDARVHTKRWARDFGMLEGSGVWEESDLDSHDYALLCSYTHPDCDAEALSLVTDWYVWVFFFDDHFLEMYKRSQDRDGAKAYLDRLAAFMPMDLADGFPTPTNPVEAGLADLWARTVPAMSMDWRERFSESTRNLLDESMWELANINIGRVANPLEYIEMRRKVGGAPWSAGLVEYVGAEVPARIARSRPLGVLRDAFSDAVHIRNDIFSYQREVADEGELSNAILVLETFLGCSTQEAAEASNDLLTSRLQQFEQTALAELPQLIADHALEPAEIAAVLAYAKGLQDWQSGGHEWHMVSSRYMNKEARPTAPLSLPFMPTGLGSTALDLRAILEPRALERRRRSFSHTPFERTGPSVIPDIYMPFPLSLSPHHAYAREGSVAWAREMGLLDPQPGDPGSAIWSEPKLRGYDFALCSAGLDPDATREALLLNACWLTWGTYGDDYYPVVFGQAKNLPAAKATTARLISMIPVDHAEQPTPATAMERALGDLWVRTSAEMTPPVRAEFRATLVDMLESWLWEVDNQIQNRIPDPVDYAEMRRRTFGSYLTMYLCRLGRQGRGIPEEIYACGTIRSLENAVADAACMINDIFSYQKEVEVEGEVHNFVLVTRNFFDIGYPEALHICHDLMTRRTEEFEHIVANQLPLLYDDWKLDAQARAGIDAYVGELQDWLAGVLNWHQNVARYREEDLHGLPGLLSSGVLSPSFGMSAARISLPR, from the coding sequence GTGACGCAGCCGTTCCAACTGCCGGATTTCTACGTGCCGTATCCGGCGCGACTGAACCCCCACCTGGAGGACGCGCGGGTCCATACCAAGCGGTGGGCGCGCGACTTCGGGATGCTGGAGGGTTCGGGCGTGTGGGAGGAGAGCGACCTCGACTCGCACGACTACGCCCTGCTGTGCTCGTACACCCATCCCGACTGCGACGCCGAGGCGTTGTCGCTGGTCACCGACTGGTACGTGTGGGTGTTCTTCTTCGACGATCACTTCCTGGAGATGTACAAGCGCTCCCAGGACCGCGACGGGGCCAAGGCGTACCTCGACAGACTCGCCGCGTTCATGCCGATGGACCTGGCGGATGGTTTCCCCACGCCCACCAACCCCGTCGAGGCGGGCCTCGCGGACCTGTGGGCGCGCACGGTGCCCGCGATGTCGATGGACTGGAGGGAACGGTTCTCCGAGTCGACGCGGAACCTTCTCGACGAGTCGATGTGGGAGCTCGCCAACATCAACATCGGGCGGGTGGCGAACCCGCTGGAGTACATCGAGATGCGCCGCAAGGTGGGCGGCGCCCCCTGGTCGGCGGGACTGGTCGAGTACGTCGGCGCCGAGGTCCCGGCGCGCATCGCGCGCTCCCGGCCGCTCGGCGTGCTGCGCGACGCCTTCTCGGACGCCGTGCACATCAGGAACGACATCTTCTCCTACCAGCGCGAGGTCGCCGACGAGGGCGAGCTCTCCAACGCGATCCTGGTGCTGGAGACCTTCCTCGGCTGCTCCACCCAGGAGGCGGCCGAGGCCTCCAACGACCTGCTCACCTCCCGCCTCCAGCAGTTCGAGCAGACCGCGCTCGCCGAACTCCCGCAGCTCATCGCCGACCACGCGCTGGAGCCGGCGGAGATCGCGGCCGTCCTCGCCTACGCGAAGGGGCTCCAGGACTGGCAGTCCGGCGGCCACGAATGGCACATGGTCTCCAGCCGGTACATGAACAAGGAGGCCCGCCCCACCGCGCCGCTGTCCCTGCCCTTCATGCCGACCGGGCTCGGCTCCACCGCCCTGGACCTGCGGGCGATCCTGGAACCGCGGGCGCTGGAGAGGCGCCGCCGGTCCTTCTCCCACACCCCCTTCGAGCGCACCGGCCCGTCCGTGATCCCGGACATCTACATGCCGTTCCCGCTCTCGCTGAGCCCGCACCACGCGTACGCGCGCGAGGGATCGGTGGCCTGGGCGCGGGAGATGGGCCTGCTCGATCCGCAGCCCGGCGACCCCGGTTCGGCGATCTGGAGCGAACCCAAGCTGCGCGGCTACGACTTCGCGCTCTGCTCGGCCGGCCTCGACCCCGACGCCACCCGCGAGGCGCTGCTGCTGAACGCATGCTGGCTGACCTGGGGCACGTACGGCGACGACTACTACCCGGTGGTGTTCGGCCAGGCCAAGAACCTCCCGGCGGCGAAGGCGACCACGGCCCGGCTCATCTCCATGATCCCCGTGGACCACGCGGAGCAGCCGACGCCGGCGACCGCGATGGAGCGGGCCCTCGGGGACCTGTGGGTGCGCACCTCCGCGGAGATGACCCCGCCGGTCCGCGCGGAGTTCCGGGCGACGCTCGTGGACATGCTGGAGAGCTGGCTGTGGGAGGTGGACAACCAGATCCAGAACCGCATCCCGGACCCGGTGGACTACGCCGAGATGCGCCGCCGCACGTTCGGCTCGTACCTGACGATGTACCTGTGCCGGCTGGGCCGGCAGGGCCGGGGCATCCCGGAGGAGATCTACGCCTGCGGCACCATCCGGTCCCTGGAGAACGCGGTGGCCGACGCCGCCTGCATGATCAACGACATCTTCTCGTACCAGAAGGAGGTGGAGGTCGAGGGCGAGGTGCACAACTTCGTGCTCGTCACCCGAAACTTCTTCGACATCGGCTACCCCGAGGCGCTGCACATCTGCCACGACCTGATGACCCGGCGCACCGAGGAGTTCGAGCACATCGTCGCGAACCAGCTGCCGCTGCTCTACGACGACTGGAAGCTGGACGCGCAGGCCCGGGCCGGCATCGACGCGTACGTGGGCGAACTACAGGACTGGCTCGCCGGTGTACTCAACTGGCACCAGAACGTGGCCCGTTACCGCGAGGAGGACCTGCACGGGCTGCCCGGCCTGCTGTCCAGCGGGGTGCTGAGCCCGTCGTTCGGGATGTCGGCGGCCCGGATCTCGCTGCCCCGCTGA
- a CDS encoding XdhC family protein has product MLDIAEELNRWVEQGRDFAVATVVAVGGSAPRQPGAALAVDSEGTAIGSVSGGCVEGAVYELCRQALEDGETVRERFGYSDDDAFAVGLTCGGVIDILVTPVPVGSPVREVFAAALAAAARGEAAAVARIAEGPQELMGRALVVRTDGAYEGGFGGHPELDRTLAEEARAMLDAGKTGVLEIGADGRLCGEPLKVLVESSVPPPRMIVFGAIDFASALVRIGKFLGYHVTLCDARPVFATKNRFPEADEIVVDWPHRYLETTAVDGRTVLCVLTHDAKFDVPLLELALKLPVAYVGAMGSRRTHEDRNKRLRDVGVTELELARLRSPIGLDLGARSPEETALSIAAEIVANRRGGTGAALTGAHIPIHHDSSHTVVSRIGVVA; this is encoded by the coding sequence ATGCTGGACATCGCCGAGGAACTGAACCGGTGGGTCGAGCAGGGACGTGACTTCGCAGTCGCCACCGTCGTGGCGGTCGGCGGGAGCGCGCCCCGGCAGCCCGGCGCCGCGCTCGCCGTCGACAGCGAGGGCACCGCGATCGGCTCGGTCTCCGGCGGATGCGTGGAGGGCGCCGTGTACGAGCTGTGCCGGCAGGCGCTGGAGGACGGCGAGACCGTTCGCGAGCGCTTCGGCTACAGCGACGACGACGCCTTCGCCGTGGGCCTGACCTGCGGCGGAGTCATCGACATCCTGGTGACCCCGGTCCCCGTGGGCTCTCCCGTGCGGGAGGTGTTCGCGGCCGCGCTGGCCGCCGCCGCCCGCGGGGAGGCGGCGGCGGTCGCCCGGATCGCCGAGGGTCCGCAGGAGCTGATGGGCCGCGCCCTGGTCGTGCGTACCGACGGCGCCTACGAGGGCGGCTTCGGGGGGCACCCCGAGCTGGACCGCACCCTCGCCGAGGAGGCCCGCGCCATGCTGGACGCCGGCAAGACCGGCGTCCTGGAGATCGGCGCCGACGGCCGGCTGTGCGGAGAGCCGCTCAAGGTACTGGTCGAGTCCAGCGTCCCGCCGCCGCGGATGATCGTCTTCGGCGCCATCGACTTCGCCTCCGCCCTGGTGCGGATCGGCAAGTTCCTCGGCTACCACGTCACGCTGTGCGACGCGCGGCCCGTGTTCGCCACGAAGAACCGTTTCCCCGAGGCGGACGAGATCGTGGTCGACTGGCCGCACCGCTACCTGGAGACCACCGCGGTGGACGGCCGGACCGTGCTGTGCGTGCTGACCCACGACGCCAAGTTCGACGTCCCGCTCCTCGAACTGGCCCTCAAGCTTCCCGTCGCCTACGTCGGCGCCATGGGCTCCCGCCGCACCCACGAGGACCGCAACAAGCGGCTGCGCGACGTCGGCGTGACCGAGCTCGAACTCGCCCGGCTGCGCTCCCCGATCGGCCTGGACCTCGGGGCCCGCTCCCCGGAGGAGACCGCGCTGTCCATCGCCGCAGAGATCGTCGCCAACCGCCGCGGCGGCACCGGGGCCGCGCTGACCGGCGCGCACATCCCGATCCACCACGACAGCTCCCACACCGTGGTCAGCAGGATCGGCGTCGTCGCTTGA
- a CDS encoding septum formation family protein — MSRPPQPPQRPSFREPPARPGRYRRGRSAVVALALALFLGVSGARAGAVDRVAGPAFGDVDDIKVGDCFNTDDDFTEYEGEEGQAPLSVDTVPCARPHQAEAFAVVRLPDGPYPGVEKVQSIADEKCGGKALGDYAGKAAKLPKTMEVYYYYPVQATWTLGEHEITCFVSDEDGASAGSVRAGGS, encoded by the coding sequence ATGTCCAGACCACCGCAACCACCGCAACGACCCTCGTTCCGCGAGCCGCCCGCGCGGCCGGGACGGTACCGGCGGGGCCGGTCCGCCGTCGTGGCCCTCGCGCTCGCGCTGTTCCTCGGGGTGTCCGGAGCGCGGGCCGGCGCCGTCGACCGTGTCGCCGGCCCCGCCTTCGGCGACGTGGACGACATCAAGGTGGGGGACTGCTTCAACACCGACGACGACTTCACGGAGTACGAAGGGGAGGAGGGCCAGGCGCCCCTGTCCGTGGACACCGTGCCCTGTGCCCGGCCCCACCAGGCGGAGGCGTTCGCCGTCGTCCGCCTGCCCGACGGGCCGTACCCGGGGGTCGAGAAGGTGCAATCGATCGCCGACGAGAAGTGCGGCGGCAAGGCGCTCGGCGATTACGCGGGCAAGGCCGCGAAGCTCCCGAAGACGATGGAGGTGTACTACTACTACCCGGTGCAGGCCACTTGGACGCTCGGCGAGCACGAGATCACCTGCTTCGTCAGCGACGAGGACGGCGCGAGCGCCGGCTCGGTGCGCGCCGGCGGCTCCTGA
- a CDS encoding NCS2 family permease, translating to MTQSSVEPKTTAEEAGDGSRTPAGRSWLDRYFHITHRGSNVGNEIRGGVTTFMAMAYILLLNPLILSGKDVAGDTMSQKALITATAFAAALTTLLMGFVGKVPLALAAGLSVSGVLSSQVAPQMTWPQAMGMCVMYGVVICLLVVTGLREMIMNAIPLALKHAITMGIGMFVALIGLVKAGFVGNGGEFAPPVTLGAAGELAGWPVLIFCVTLITIFMLQARKIPGAILIGIVGGTVLAAILNVVADIDPKAWKNGAPELTGSAVSMPDFSLFGQVSFGGWGDVGVMTVGMIVFTLVLAGFFDAMATIIGVGTEAKLADDKGRMPGLSKALFIDGAGGAIGGVAGGSGQTVFVESATGVGEGARTGLASVVTGLFFAACLFFTPITQIVPGEVASAALVVIGAMMMQNARHVDWSDSATAIPVFLTVAIMPFTYSITAGVAAGVISYVAIKIAQGKAREIGAFMWALTVIFVVFFALHPIEGWLGVN from the coding sequence ATGACCCAGTCGTCTGTAGAGCCCAAGACCACCGCGGAAGAGGCCGGCGACGGCTCTCGCACCCCCGCGGGGCGTTCTTGGCTCGACCGGTACTTTCACATCACGCACAGAGGCTCCAACGTCGGCAATGAGATTCGTGGCGGCGTCACGACCTTCATGGCCATGGCGTACATCCTCTTGCTCAACCCGCTGATCCTCTCCGGCAAGGACGTCGCCGGAGACACCATGAGCCAGAAGGCGCTCATCACGGCCACGGCCTTCGCCGCGGCCCTGACCACGCTCCTCATGGGCTTCGTGGGCAAGGTCCCGCTCGCCCTGGCCGCCGGACTGTCCGTCTCCGGTGTGCTGTCCTCGCAGGTAGCCCCCCAGATGACCTGGCCGCAGGCCATGGGCATGTGCGTGATGTACGGCGTCGTGATCTGTCTCCTGGTCGTCACCGGCCTCCGTGAGATGATCATGAACGCGATCCCCCTCGCGCTCAAGCACGCCATCACCATGGGCATCGGCATGTTCGTCGCCCTGATCGGCCTCGTGAAGGCCGGCTTCGTGGGCAACGGCGGGGAATTCGCTCCTCCCGTGACCCTCGGCGCCGCCGGCGAGCTCGCCGGCTGGCCCGTCCTGATCTTCTGCGTGACCCTGATCACCATCTTCATGCTTCAGGCACGCAAGATTCCCGGCGCCATCCTGATCGGAATCGTCGGCGGAACGGTCCTCGCCGCGATCCTCAACGTCGTGGCGGACATCGACCCGAAGGCCTGGAAGAACGGCGCCCCGGAGCTCACCGGCTCCGCGGTGTCGATGCCGGACTTCTCGCTGTTCGGCCAGGTCTCCTTCGGCGGCTGGGGTGACGTCGGCGTCATGACGGTCGGCATGATCGTCTTCACCCTCGTCCTCGCCGGCTTCTTCGACGCGATGGCCACCATCATCGGCGTCGGCACCGAGGCCAAGCTCGCCGACGACAAGGGCCGGATGCCGGGCCTGTCCAAGGCGCTGTTCATCGACGGCGCCGGCGGTGCCATCGGCGGTGTCGCGGGCGGCTCCGGCCAGACGGTGTTCGTCGAGTCCGCCACCGGCGTCGGCGAGGGAGCCCGTACCGGTCTCGCCTCCGTCGTCACCGGCCTCTTCTTCGCCGCCTGCCTCTTCTTCACCCCGATCACGCAGATCGTCCCGGGTGAGGTCGCCTCCGCGGCCCTGGTCGTCATCGGCGCGATGATGATGCAGAACGCCCGCCACGTGGACTGGTCCGACAGCGCGACCGCCATCCCGGTCTTCCTGACCGTGGCGATCATGCCCTTCACCTACTCGATCACCGCCGGTGTCGCCGCTGGTGTGATCTCGTACGTGGCCATCAAGATCGCGCAGGGCAAGGCGCGGGAGATCGGTGCCTTCATGTGGGCGCTGACCGTGATCTTCGTGGTCTTCTTCGCCCTCCACCCGATCGAGGGATGGCTCGGCGTCAACTAG
- a CDS encoding GNAT family N-acetyltransferase codes for MVDIREVPEADIDRALELAYLVFHDRPEEEARARHHTLLGGCARLGAYEGDTLVGFMAAYDFRLSVPGADLPCPGLTFVSVAPTRRRRGVLTALMAEQLRRTGAAGSPIVALWASEAAIYGRFGYGAATQGVTVEIDSTRPLALRVTPDRRPLRLIDPADAPAVIGPAYEATRALRAGRPSRSPERWTLEWLCEQDEEDDELSPPRIIALGEPGEPLAGYVVYRTKPGDDSGPVHTPGLVRVDELEADTPQAAAALWECVAGLDLTGRVCAWGRPADDPLLHFAADRDQVRVTAAFPALWLRLVDVRAALTARSWAAPVELVLELADVRLPANAGRFRLKAGPGGATYERAGQAPDLELDVRELAACYLGGTRVVELVAAGLVREHTPGAAAALDAALRTDLLPHTADEF; via the coding sequence ATGGTGGACATCCGCGAGGTACCCGAGGCCGACATCGACCGCGCCCTGGAGCTCGCCTACCTGGTCTTCCACGATCGCCCCGAGGAGGAGGCGCGCGCCCGGCACCACACCCTGCTCGGCGGCTGCGCGCGGCTCGGCGCCTACGAGGGCGACACCCTGGTCGGATTCATGGCCGCGTACGACTTCCGGCTCTCGGTGCCCGGGGCGGACCTGCCCTGTCCCGGGCTCACCTTCGTCTCCGTCGCGCCCACCCGCCGCCGCCGGGGCGTGCTCACCGCCCTGATGGCCGAGCAGCTGCGCCGCACCGGCGCGGCGGGCAGTCCGATCGTCGCCCTGTGGGCCTCGGAGGCCGCGATCTACGGCCGGTTCGGGTACGGGGCGGCGACCCAGGGCGTCACCGTCGAGATCGACTCCACCCGGCCGCTGGCCCTGCGCGTCACCCCCGACCGGCGCCCGCTGCGGCTGATCGACCCGGCCGACGCCCCCGCCGTGATCGGCCCCGCCTACGAGGCCACCCGGGCCCTGCGGGCCGGCCGCCCGAGCCGCAGCCCCGAGCGGTGGACCCTGGAGTGGCTGTGCGAACAGGACGAGGAGGACGACGAGTTGAGCCCGCCCCGGATCATCGCCCTCGGGGAGCCCGGCGAGCCGCTCGCCGGGTACGTGGTCTACCGCACCAAGCCGGGCGACGACAGCGGCCCCGTCCACACCCCGGGCCTGGTCCGGGTCGACGAGCTGGAGGCGGACACCCCGCAGGCCGCCGCCGCCCTCTGGGAGTGCGTGGCCGGCCTCGACCTCACCGGCAGGGTCTGCGCCTGGGGCCGGCCGGCCGACGACCCGCTGCTGCACTTCGCCGCCGACCGGGACCAGGTCAGGGTCACCGCCGCGTTCCCCGCGCTCTGGCTGCGCCTGGTCGACGTACGGGCGGCGCTGACCGCACGGTCGTGGGCCGCGCCCGTGGAACTGGTGCTGGAGCTGGCCGACGTACGCCTGCCCGCCAACGCCGGGCGGTTCCGGCTGAAGGCGGGCCCGGGCGGGGCCACGTACGAGCGGGCCGGCCAGGCTCCCGACCTGGAGCTGGACGTACGGGAGCTGGCCGCCTGCTACCTCGGCGGGACCCGGGTCGTCGAACTCGTCGCCGCCGGACTGGTGCGCGAGCACACGCCGGGCGCCGCGGCGGCGCTCGACGCGGCCCTGCGGACGGACCTGCTGCCCCACACCGCCGACGAGTTCTGA